The genomic DNA CCGAGATCCTCCAGATCGACAAGGGCGCGATCGAGCAACTGACCGAGCGCGGCAAGGATCTCGACGACGCGCAGGTGCACGAGCGGCGCAAGCAGGTCGTCGCGAGCTCGCCCGCCACCCTGATCTACACCTCCGGCACCACCGGCCGCCCCAAGGGCGTCATGCTCAGCCACGCCAACCTGTGGGCGGAGTCCGTGGCCGACCGGCACGCGCTGCCGGAGTACGTCAGCGAGGGCAAGAAGACCCTCATGTTCCTGCCGCTGGCGCACGTGTTCGCCCGCGCGGTGGCGCTGGCCGCCTTCGACGCGAAGGTCATCGTCGCGCATTCCTCGGACTGGACCACGCTGGTCGACCAGTTCGGCGCCTTCAAGCCCGACTTCATCCTCTCGGTGCCGCGCGTGTTCGAGAAGGTGTTCAACGCCTCCAAGCAGAAGGCGCACGACGGCGGCAAGGGCAAGATCTTCGACGCCGCCGCGGCGACCGCCATCGCCTACAGCGAGTCGCTCGACACCGGCGGCCCCGGCCTGGGTCTCAAGCTCAAGCACGCGCTGTTCGACAAGCTGGTCTACAGCAAGCTCAAGGCCGCACTCGGCGGGCAGTGCCAGGCCGCGGTGTCCGGCGGCGGCCCGCTGGGCGCGCGCCTTGGCCACTTCTTCCGTGGCGTCGGCGTGACGATCTACGAAGGCTACGGCCTGACCGAGACCACCGCCGCGGTCAGCGTGAACACTCGCAGCAACATCCGGGTCGGCTCGGTGGGCCGTCCGCTCCCGGGCCACGCCGCCAAGGTCGCCGAGGACGGCGAGCTGCTGCTGCGCGGACCGGTGGTGTTCAGCGGCTACTGGGGCAACCAGGAGGCCACCGACGATGCTTTCGTCGACGGCTGGTTCAAGACCGGCGACCTCGGCGCGATCGACGAGGACGGGTTCATCACGATCACCGGCCGCAAGAAGGAGATCATCGTCACCGCGGGCGGCAAGAACGTCTCCCCCGCGCTGCTCGAGGACTCGCTGCGGGCGCACCCGCTGATCAGCCAGGTGATGGTGGTCGGTGACGGTCAGCCGTTCATCGGCGCGCTCATCACGCTCGATCCGGAGGCGCTGCCCGGCTGGAAGGAACGCCACCAGCTCGGCGAGGAGGTCACGATCGAGCACATCGTCGAACACCCCGAGATGCTCGCCGAGATCAAGGCCGCGATCGACGAGACCAACCGGCTGGTCTCCAAGGCCGAGCAGATCAAGAAGCACTCGATCCTGACCGTCGACTGGACACAGGAGACCGGCGAACTCACCCCGAAGATGTCGCTCAAGCGCAATGTCGTGATGAAGCAGTACGCGGCAGAGGTCGACAAGATCTACAGCTAGTCATCTCGGGCAGACGCGGCGCCGTCGGCGGATTCGTTCCGCCGGCGGCGCTTTCGTGTGCTGAGGAATCATTCGTCGAAGCGGCGGCGGGCGTCCTCGATATCGGTGAGGAAGCGCTGCGTCCAGGCGCACATGGTGTCCACGGTGGCGCGCAGCGCCCGGCCGGGATCGGTGAGCCGGTAGTCGACGCGGGGCGGCACGACCGAGTGGACGGTCCGCTCGACCAGGCCGTTGCGTTCCATCATGCGCAGATTCTGGGTGAGCATCTTGTGGCTGATGCCCTCGACGCGGTTGCGCAGTTCGGTGAAGCGCAGGGTGTCCTCGCCGATCGTCTCCACGATCAGCAGGGTCCACTTGTTGGCGATATCGGAGAAGATCTCGCGCGCCAGTGAATCCGCGCGCGAGAGGTCGGACGGATCGGGCCGGTCTGCGTCGCCGGTCACATCCGCGTGGTCGGCCGGGGGTGTGAACTGCTTGGTCACCATGGGGTTCCTCGGTTACGAAAAGGTGCGTTCTTCCAGGTCACGGTTCACTCTCCTATGGTTACCGAGTAACCGCAAGTGACCGGATGCCACGAGTACCGAGGAGCACGAAACATGTCCATCACGCTGGTGAACCCCGATGCCCTGCCGAAGGTCGACGCCTACCGTCAGGTGTCGGTCGCGACCGGGTCGACCCTGATCTTCGTCGCCGGGCAGGTCGCGGTCGACGCCGAGGGCGCCACCGTCGGTGCGGGCGATGTGGCGGCACAGGTCGAGCAGAGCTACCTCAACGTCGGCACCGCCCTGGCCGCGGCGGGCGCGAGCATCACCGACCTGGTGAAGGTGACCGTCTACGTGGTCGATTGGACGCCGGACAAGATGGCGCAGTTCACCGAGGGCGTCGCCCGGGCCGCGGCGAGGTTCGGCGTGACGCCCGTTCCGCCCGGCACCTTGATCGGTGTCGCCGCGTTGGCCGATCCGGCGTATCTGGTCGAGATCGAGGCCACCGCCGTCATCGGCTGAGCACAGCCCACGGCGCGCCTGCCCGGCCGAGCCTCCTGATCTCCTCGGCCGATCGCTTTCCCGGGCGTACGGCAGCGCCACCCCGGCGATGACGGGAACGACAGCGACGCCGAGCGGGAAGGCCGACACCGTAGCCACGAGGGCGCGCTGGGCGGCACGACCGGAGCCGCCCCGGCCGGAGTCGGCGCTGATCGGTGTCGCCCGGATCGTTGATGGCGACCGCTGATCGCCCTTTTCCCGGCGCGCGGGTGGGCGGTCCGGCAGTAGGCTCGCGGCATGGCGCTGGTGCGATGGCGGGTCGCGACCGGAGTGGTGAGCGCGATCGTCGTCCTCGGCGTCGCCGAACTCGTCGCGGCCTTCGTCCGGCCCGGCAGTTCTCCGCCCTACGTGCTCGGCGCGGCGGTGGTCGACCACACGCCGGAAAGCCTGCGCGAGTGGGCGATCCAGACCTTCGGCACGGCCGACAAGATCGTGCTGTTCGTGTGCATGACGCTGGTGGCTCTCACCGTGGCCGGGCTCGCCGGTGCGCTGGAACGGACGCATCGCGCCATCGGGACCGCGCTGTTCGCCGTGTTCGCGGTGACGGCAACGCTGCTCGCCGTGAACCGGCACGGTGGGCCCGGCGCGTTCGCGACACTGCTCGGCGCGGCAGCCGGGATCTGGGCACTACGCAGTCTCACCCGGCGCATCGACGATGCCGAGCAAGCGTATTCACCCGCGCCGGAGCTCGGTAGCGCGGCCGTCGGTGGCGCCGAGCCATCCGACTCCGCCTTCGGCGACGGCACAGAGGCCGCCGGCAACGGCCGCGCCGCGGGCGCGGGCGGCGGGGCCGGGGAAGGCCGGACGCCGGAGGCGAGTGGATCGGCCCGGCGAGAACTGTTGCGTGGCATGGCGATCGCCGGTGGCGCCGCGGTCGCGGCCGGGGTGGCCGGCCGCTGGCTGGGCGGATGGCGAGCCGGGGTGGGCCCCGAGCGGGCGGCGATCCGGTTGCCGGAGGCGAGCGGGCCGCCGATCTCGCTCGCGCCGGGGGCCGATCTGAAGGTGCCGGGGCTGTCGTCGTTCGTGACGTCCAACGCCGATTTCTACCGGATCGACACCGCGTTGATCGTGCCACAGGTGTCGGTCGAGGACTGGTCGCTGCGGATCCACGGGATGGTGGAGCGGGAGATCCGCATCGGATGGGCGGAGCTGGCCGGGCGCACGGCGATCGAGCGGTTGATCACGCTGGCGTGTGTGTCCAATCCGGTGGGTGGCGATCTGATCGGCAACGCGCTGTGGCGCGGCTACCGGCTCGACGAACTGCTCGCCGAGGCGGGCCCGCTGCCCGACGCGGACATGGTGCTCTCGCGCAGCAAGGACGGGTGGACGGCGGGCAGCCCGCTGGCGGTGCTCACCGATGGGCGCGACGCCATGCTGGCGGTGGGGATGAACGGGGAGCCGCTGCCGGTCGACCACGGCTATCCGGCCCGGCTCGTGGTGCCCGGCCTCTACGGCTATGTCTCGGCGACGAAATGGGTGACCGAACTCGAGGTCACCCGGTTCGATCGGGCCACCGCCTATTGGACACGGCGCGGCTGGTCGGCGCGCGGCCCGATCAAGACCGGCACCCGGATCGTTACGCCGGGGCGGAGAACGAAGCTGACGGCCGGGCGGATCCCGGTGGCCGGGGTGGCCTGGGCCCAGCATCGGGGCATCAGCGCGGTGGAGGTCCAGGTCGACGATGGTCCGTGGCAGCGGGCGCGGCTGTCCACCGTGCAATCCGTCGACACCTGGCGGCAGTGGGTCTTCGACTGGGAAGCCACGACCGGACCGCACACCCTGCGCGCCCGGGCCACCGACGGGACCGGTGAGACCCAGACGAGCGAATTCGCCGGGTCGGTGCCCGACGGCGCGACGGGCTATCCGAGCGTGACGCTCCGGGTCGAGTGAGCGAAGCGCGCCGCGGCGGGGCATCGTCTAGGCCGACACCGAATCCGCGTCGGCCGACTCGACCTCGGCCTTGCGCGCGGGATGGCCGACGAACAACGCCGACGCCACCACGCCGATCAGCAGGATCGCACCGGGCAGGATGATCGACTGGGCCAGCGAAGAGCTGAACCCGTCGAGCAGTTGCGGCGGAAGCGCGCCCTGGTGCCCCAGGCCCTCCCCCACCGGACCGCCGTCGCCGAGCCCGTGCGCGGCCAGTCGCGAAGCGATGAGCGCGCTGATCGCGGCCGTGCCGAGCACCGAACCGACCTGGCGGGTGGTGTTGTAGATGCCCGAGCCCGCACCCGCCTGCCGGACCGGCAGGTTGTGGGTGGCGGTGGAGGCCAGCGGCCCCCAGATGCAGGCATTGGCCAGACCGGCGATGCCCGCGGCGATCAGGAACCACGCCAGGTGCGACTGCGGGGTCATCACCGCCGACCACCAGAAGATCATCAGGGCGAAGCCGAGGAATCCGAGGGTCGGTATCACGCGCGGCGGGAGCCGGTCGGAGAAGCGGCCGATGAAGGGCGCGGTGAACCCGGTGACGATCGCCATCGGCGCCAGCACCAGCGCGGAGGCGGTGGGCGACATGTCCCGCACCGACTGCAGATAGAAGTAGACCGGCACCATCACCGAGGTGACCGCGGCGCCCATCGCGGCGATCGCCACGTTCGCCAACGCGAAGTTGCGGTCCTTGAACAGCTCCAGCGGCACCAGCGGCTCTCCGGTGTTGCGCGCCTGGTTGACCAGGAACAGGCCCAGGACCGCCACACCCGCGCCTATCAGCAGCCAGATCCGCAACGACCAGTCGTAGGCGCTGCCCTCCTGGATGCCGAAGACCAGCAGGAACATGCCGAGACCGCTGAGCAGCACGCCGGGGATGTCGAACTTGTGCTGATTCGTCGGCAACGCGGGCACCAGCCACATCGCCAGCGCGAAGGCGACGATGCCGACCGGCACGTTGACGATGAAGACCCATTCCCAGCTCAGCGTGTCGACCAGGACGCCGCCGAGCAGCGGACCGACCAGCGTCGCCAAGCCCGCCACGCCGCCCCACAGGCCCATCGCGGCGCCGCGCTTGTCCGGCGGGAAGGTGCGGGTGATCACCGCCATGGTCTGCGGCGTCATCAGCGCCGCGCCGAGGCCCTGCACCGCGCGGGCGACGATCAGCATCTCGACGGTGCCCGACAGGCCGCACCACAGCGATGCGGCGGTGAACACCGCGAGGCCGAGCAGGTAGATCTTCTTGGGACCGAAGCGGTCACCGAGCCTGCCGGTGATCAGCAGCGGCACCGCGTAGGCGAGCAGATAGGCGCTGGTCACCCAGATGACTTCGTTGATGTCGGCGCCGAGGTCGGTCATGATCACCGGATTGGCGACCGCGACGATGGTCATGTCGAGCAGGATCATGAAGAAGCCGACGACCAGCGCCGACAGCGCGAGCCACGGATTACGGCTTTCGGACACGGGGATGTTTCCTCACTGCGAATTGCGGAAAAGCTGTGGGACAGGGGTCAGGCGGTGCGTTCGCCGGGTTCCGGCTCGGACTCCTCCCACTCCAGCTCGCCTCGGGCGAGTTCGTCGACCATCCGCGCGAGCCAGTCGCGTTGCGCGCGAACGGTTTCGCGCCGGTACGGCAGGACGAGCCAGTAGCGCCTGGCGACGAGGCGTGCGGCGGCGGCGATCGCCGCATCGAGTTCGGCGATTTCGGCATCGAGCTGCGCGATCCGGTCCCGCAGCAACTCGACCACCTGATCGGCGGGCAGCGAGTGCGACTCGGCCAGTCCCAGCAGGAATTCCGGATACTCCGGCGCCGGCGCGCGCAGCATCTCCGCGATCCGGGCACGCAACGTCGCACGCCCCTGCCCGGTGATCCGGTAGGTGGTGCGTTCGGGCCGGTTGCCTTCCCGGTCCACCCCGCCCGCACACACCAGTCCTTGATCGGTCAATCGCGCGACCGTGTGGTAGAGCGAGCCCGGCCGCACCTTGACCAGCCGGTCCTCTCCGCGGCCGACCATCGTCTGGAACATTTCGTAGGGGTGCATGGGCCGTTCGTCCAGCAAGGCGAGCACCGCGATCGCCAGAGCGGTCGGTGTGCCGCACACCTTTCCCATCGCGGGTCCTTTCCTCTGCCGCACGATCCCGCCCGCGGGCGCCGATATGTTCGAACCGGAATACTCCACGTGGACTATACGCCCGCACCCACCGGGGCGGCATCCCGATTTCTCGCAGACGGCCACGCGCCCCTGAAAATGGGGGCACACAATCTGAAACAGATAGTTTCCAGAGTTCCTACACTGAGCGCGTCCGCCAGTACGGCCGTCGGCCGATCGCCTCGAAAGATGCACCAGTGAAACAACATTCGTCATCACACCCAGCACGCAACGCCGCCACTGTCGCCGCCGTCGCCGCCGTCGCCCTGGCCACTCTCGCCGGTACCGGGACCGCCACGGGCGAGCCGCTTCGGCTCGAATACCCGGCGAGCACATCCACCCCGAGCGGATCGGGGAACGCCGCCACCGGCAGCGTCGACACCACCGGCAGTACCGAGGGAGACCCGTTCGTCGGCTCGGCGGTGATGGCCTGGATCATCGACGACCCGTCCTTGCTGATCAGGCTCCCGGTCTGGTGGGTGACATGCCACTTGCAGAGCGCCAGCGGCGACGAGACCTGCTGGGGAAACGGACGTCTGTAATCCTGCCGTGCGTCCTGGCGGTGTCCGCGGTAACCACAGCCGCCCCTGGTCGAGGCCGTCCTCTGTGGTCGTTTGCCGGATTCCCGTCGGGGGGTCAGAGACCGTGCTGGTCGAGCCAACGCCGGGCCAGCTCAGGTGCGGAACCACCCGCCTCGACGGCCCGGATCAGCTCGACCAGCTCGGCGGTGGTCAGCTCCCCCGCCACGTAGTTGAGCTTGCGCATCCGCACCTCGTCGAGCAGTCCGCCGCGCAGTAGCGGAACGATGTTCTCGGCGCGGATCGCGTAGTCCTCGTCGGCGAGCACGGTCAGGCCGTCGGTCGCGCCGGGGGCCAACTCCGGCGGGCCGGTGAGCAG from Nocardia higoensis includes the following:
- a CDS encoding AMP-dependent synthetase/ligase, with the translated sequence MREFEVPASYTIPDDANNSDNVFRHAEQSPNAVLFKVPNGENSWSDVTAAQFAAAVTGVAKGLIASGIELGDRVAIMAPTRYEWALLDFAIWAAGGCTVAIYDSSSAEQAKWILQDSATKLLVVDSDKHRAVIDEIEDGALPALAEILQIDKGAIEQLTERGKDLDDAQVHERRKQVVASSPATLIYTSGTTGRPKGVMLSHANLWAESVADRHALPEYVSEGKKTLMFLPLAHVFARAVALAAFDAKVIVAHSSDWTTLVDQFGAFKPDFILSVPRVFEKVFNASKQKAHDGGKGKIFDAAAATAIAYSESLDTGGPGLGLKLKHALFDKLVYSKLKAALGGQCQAAVSGGGPLGARLGHFFRGVGVTIYEGYGLTETTAAVSVNTRSNIRVGSVGRPLPGHAAKVAEDGELLLRGPVVFSGYWGNQEATDDAFVDGWFKTGDLGAIDEDGFITITGRKKEIIVTAGGKNVSPALLEDSLRAHPLISQVMVVGDGQPFIGALITLDPEALPGWKERHQLGEEVTIEHIVEHPEMLAEIKAAIDETNRLVSKAEQIKKHSILTVDWTQETGELTPKMSLKRNVVMKQYAAEVDKIYS
- a CDS encoding molybdopterin-dependent oxidoreductase, which gives rise to MALVRWRVATGVVSAIVVLGVAELVAAFVRPGSSPPYVLGAAVVDHTPESLREWAIQTFGTADKIVLFVCMTLVALTVAGLAGALERTHRAIGTALFAVFAVTATLLAVNRHGGPGAFATLLGAAAGIWALRSLTRRIDDAEQAYSPAPELGSAAVGGAEPSDSAFGDGTEAAGNGRAAGAGGGAGEGRTPEASGSARRELLRGMAIAGGAAVAAGVAGRWLGGWRAGVGPERAAIRLPEASGPPISLAPGADLKVPGLSSFVTSNADFYRIDTALIVPQVSVEDWSLRIHGMVEREIRIGWAELAGRTAIERLITLACVSNPVGGDLIGNALWRGYRLDELLAEAGPLPDADMVLSRSKDGWTAGSPLAVLTDGRDAMLAVGMNGEPLPVDHGYPARLVVPGLYGYVSATKWVTELEVTRFDRATAYWTRRGWSARGPIKTGTRIVTPGRRTKLTAGRIPVAGVAWAQHRGISAVEVQVDDGPWQRARLSTVQSVDTWRQWVFDWEATTGPHTLRARATDGTGETQTSEFAGSVPDGATGYPSVTLRVE
- a CDS encoding PadR family transcriptional regulator codes for the protein MGKVCGTPTALAIAVLALLDERPMHPYEMFQTMVGRGEDRLVKVRPGSLYHTVARLTDQGLVCAGGVDREGNRPERTTYRITGQGRATLRARIAEMLRAPAPEYPEFLLGLAESHSLPADQVVELLRDRIAQLDAEIAELDAAIAAAARLVARRYWLVLPYRRETVRAQRDWLARMVDELARGELEWEESEPEPGERTA
- a CDS encoding RidA family protein, encoding MSITLVNPDALPKVDAYRQVSVATGSTLIFVAGQVAVDAEGATVGAGDVAAQVEQSYLNVGTALAAAGASITDLVKVTVYVVDWTPDKMAQFTEGVARAAARFGVTPVPPGTLIGVAALADPAYLVEIEATAVIG
- a CDS encoding winged helix-turn-helix transcriptional regulator → MVTKQFTPPADHADVTGDADRPDPSDLSRADSLAREIFSDIANKWTLLIVETIGEDTLRFTELRNRVEGISHKMLTQNLRMMERNGLVERTVHSVVPPRVDYRLTDPGRALRATVDTMCAWTQRFLTDIEDARRRFDE
- a CDS encoding DHA2 family efflux MFS transporter permease subunit; amino-acid sequence: MSESRNPWLALSALVVGFFMILLDMTIVAVANPVIMTDLGADINEVIWVTSAYLLAYAVPLLITGRLGDRFGPKKIYLLGLAVFTAASLWCGLSGTVEMLIVARAVQGLGAALMTPQTMAVITRTFPPDKRGAAMGLWGGVAGLATLVGPLLGGVLVDTLSWEWVFIVNVPVGIVAFALAMWLVPALPTNQHKFDIPGVLLSGLGMFLLVFGIQEGSAYDWSLRIWLLIGAGVAVLGLFLVNQARNTGEPLVPLELFKDRNFALANVAIAAMGAAVTSVMVPVYFYLQSVRDMSPTASALVLAPMAIVTGFTAPFIGRFSDRLPPRVIPTLGFLGFALMIFWWSAVMTPQSHLAWFLIAAGIAGLANACIWGPLASTATHNLPVRQAGAGSGIYNTTRQVGSVLGTAAISALIASRLAAHGLGDGGPVGEGLGHQGALPPQLLDGFSSSLAQSIILPGAILLIGVVASALFVGHPARKAEVESADADSVSA